A window of Roseiflexus castenholzii DSM 13941 genomic DNA:
CCGTTTCGCCGAAGAACCGGTTCACCACCGGCAGTAAGCGAACCTCCAGGTTGCCAATTCGGTTCAGGCGATCAACAACCCGTTGCAGGATCGGCGCGATCAACGTCCCGCACACGATCGTCAGTTCGGTACGTTGGGGCAGACGCGCGGGCAGCCGACGCTGCGCTTTCGCCCATCCATCGAGAAAATCGCGCGTCATGCCAACACCATTGGAATACTGCGGCATACCGTCATAATCGGCGGCCGGCGGCAGATCGCGCCCGCACAGCAGGTAGAATTCGTCGGAAGCATACACAATGCCAACGCCGTGGCAACGGCGAAACTCCTGCTGATACGCCTCGACCAGATCGATGATCCGCGACGCTTCATCAGGACGATAACAGCGCATCGGCACATCGGCAGCAACGATCTGGCGCGCACAGTACCCAAGGTTCGCCACCTGCGCCTCATTCAAACGCACGGCGTCGTCCCAACGCGGCTGTCGTTCCCACGTGGCATCGACCCATTCGGGCGTTTCGTGAATCGCAATTGCGGCTTTGATCGTCTGCGGACGTTTTCCGTCGAAGCGATACTTCGTCAACCCCACCGGCACAACCGCAATGGTCTGCACAATCGGATAGAGGTCTGCCAGATCGCGGATGCTCTGGTGCAGGGCCGCGCCATCGTTGATCTCCGGCAGCGCCACGATCTGCGTGTGAACCGTGATGCCGATGCGACCAAGACGCCGGATCTGCTCCAACACATCCGGCACATCCGGCTTCCCCAGCAGCACGGCGCGCAATGCGCGATCGGTCGCATGCACCGAAAGATACTGCGGGCTAAGGCGCTGCTGCTCGATGCGACGCCAGTCGTCTTCGGTCAGGTTGGTGAACGTGACGAAATTACCGTACAGAAAACCCAAACGGTAATCGTCGTCCTTCAGATAGAGCGAACGCCGCAACCCCTTCGGCATCTGGGTCAGAAAGCAGAAGGGACATTTATTGTTGCAGGTGCGCAGGCGGTCGAAGAGCGGTTCGACGAATTCGATGCCAAGGTCCTCATCAGCATCCTTTTCGATCTCGCAGATGAACTCCTCATCGCCGCGACGCACCAGCAATTCAACCGAGTCCTCGGCAATTGCAAAGCGATAGTCGATCACATCGCGCAGGCGCAGGTCATCCACTGCCAGTATCACATCACCTGGTTGGAGACCGATTTCGGCAGCAATGCTTCCGGGAACGACCGACGCAATTTCGCCCCCCTCGCCGGTAATCCGTTTCAGGTCGGGTTGATATTCCATCGATATGCACGCAGGACCAACAAAAATGGTGGTGCGGTTCATGCCGCACCCATTAAACAGTATACCACATGCGCACGCACCGTACCGTTGCTGCCCGCTGATGATACAATTGTCGTCTTTGAGTCGCGTCGCGGGATCCGCTTTCCATAGCCCGCGACGTATGAGGATTGAGCAATGAATCCGGTAAACCTGCGCTGCCGTGCCACGCATCCTCTGCGCTGCGGGCGAAAGCTTTCGCTCAGCATGTGGAAGCCCCGCAGGGGCTTGCACGATCTCAGCCAGGGCTTCAGCCCGCAGCGCCAGCAGACCGGTTGCATCGCTTCGTGTTTGTGAGACGCCAGGCGCACGAGCAAGCAGGCAGATAGCGGTGTATGTATTCAACGTCCATCAGCCGCCGGGCGGCAGGACGGATAGATTACGACATCTTTCGCACCCGTGGGTACGCCGGCGTCCACATGGTCGCCGCAATGCGTGCCGCCTGTTCATCGGCGCTGAGCGGCGCCGCCAACCCGGAACGCACTGCCTCAGCCGCCACAGCCTGCGCAACAGCGCGTGAAACATCACGCACGCTGGTAAGCGACGGATAGAGCGATGCCGTTGGGTCCTGCCGTGCTGGCGAGAAGGCGCTCAATGCGCGCGCCGCCGCCACGAACATGGCATCGCTGACGCGCCGGGCGTTCACTGCCAGAACCCCCAACCCGACGCCAGGGAAGATGAAGACATTATTGCACTGCCCGATGACATAGGTTCTCCCGCCATACACCACCGGCTCGAACGGACTGCCGGTGGCGACCAGCGCCCGCCCTTCCGTCCAGGCGATCAGATCGGCAGGAACCGCTTCACTCTTTGAGGTGGGATTGGAAAGCGGGAAGATCACCGGGCGCTCGACATGCCGCGCCATTTCGCGTACCGTGCGCTCGTCGAACACGCCCGGCTGCGCTGAGGCGCCGATGAGACAGGTTGGACGCACATGAGCGACAACCTCATACAAGGTGAACGGTCCATCCCCTTCGCGCGCCCATCCTTCCAGGGCTTCATACGGTTGAGCATAGACCATTTTCGCCTCTTCGAGACCGGTGCGCCGGGTATGCACCAGGTCGCGGCTGTCGATCAGCCAGATCGTCCGGCGCGCCTGTTCCAGCGGTATGCCAGCCTCGACCATGACGGCGACGATCTGATCGGCAATGCCGGTCGCTGCCGACCCTGCGCCCAACATCACGATCCGCTGTTCCGCCAGCGGCACGCCGGAAATCTCGACCGCTGCCAGCCATCCCGCCAGCGTCACCGCGCCGGTGCCCTGAATGTCATCGTTGAAACTGAGAATCCGGTCACGGTAACGGTCAAGAAGGCGGCGCGCGTTGTCCTTGGCAAAATCCTCCCATTGCAGCAACACATTCGGAAACACCTTCTCAACCGCCGTCACGAACTGTTCGATGAACTCGTCGTACTCCTCGCCGCGCACCCGTTCGTGACGCCACCCCAGGTAGAGCGGGTCATTGAGCAGCGCCGGGTTATTCGTGCCGACATCGAGCACAATCGGTAGCGTTGTCGCCGGATGAATGCCGGCGCAAAGGGTGTAGAGCGTCAGTTTGCCAATGGGAATGCCTATGCCGCCGATGCCCTGATCGCCAAGCCCCAGAATGCGTTCCCCATCGGTGACGACAATGGCGCGCGTGTGCTCTGCCAGGGGCCAGCCGCGCAGCATCGTCTCGATCTGATCGCGGTGCGGATAGTCGATGAACAACCCGCGTGGTCGGTGGAACAGGTGACTGTAGCGTTGACAGGCGACGCCAACCTCCGGCGTGTAGACGATCGGCATCATCTCGGTGATATGCTCAAGCAGCAATCGGTAGAAGAGCGTCTCATTTCGATCCTGCAAATCGGTCAGATACAGGTAGCGGTCCAGGTCGTCTTTCCGCTGCTGATAATTGCGGTACACACGCGCCAGTTGTTCCTCGATGGTCGAAACGTGGTATGGCAACAACCCCAGCAATCCCAATTCTTCGCGCTCTTCGGCGCTCCAGGCGCTGCCTTTATTGATGACCGGCGTGTTGAGCGCCTCATGGCGGATGCGGTCGGTCTCCAGCGTTGCGCCTCCATCAGCAAACCGAATGCGGATCATGACAGCCTCCTGAAAACAGAACGACGGCGCGCGTTGCGCCGTCGCTTCGCACTGACGTTGCTGAGAGCAATCATACGCCAGGAGTCTGTGTGCGACAGTAAAGGAATGCAAGCGCCAGCGTAGCGTTTCCTCTACGAGTGCGCCGGCGCCTGCTCCTCATCAAGCGCCAGGGTGCGCCGCAGTTCGATGATCTGATCACGCAGGGCAGCAGCCTTCTCGAACGCCAACTCCTTCGCCGCCTGCTTCATCTGCTTCTCCAGTTCCTTGATCAGTTTGACGATCTCGTCCTTCGGAATGGGCAATTCTTCCCCTGGTACGGCAGCCTGGTAGACACCACGCTCCTCGGCGACTTTACGCACCCGGTCGGTCAGGTCGCGCACGGCTTTCGAGATGCCGACCGGCGTGATGTTGTGCTCGCGGTTGTACGCTTCCTGGATGGCACGACGACGGTTGGTTTCGTCGATGGCGAACTTCATCGATGGCGTGATCGTATCGGCGTACATAATCACCGCGCCCTCGATGTGCCGCGCGGCGCGCCCGATAATCTGAATGAGCGACGATCCGCTGCGCAGGTATCCTTCCTTGTCGGCGTCGAGAATAGCGACCAGCGATACTTCCGGCAGGTCGAGACCTTCGCGCAGCAGGTTGATGCCAACAACCACATCGTACACGCCAAGCCGCAGGTCGCGCAGAATTTCGACCCGTTCGAGCGTCTCGATGTCGGAGTGCAGATAACTGGTGCGGATGCCCATTTCCTTCAGGTAATCCGCCAGGTCCTCCGCCATGCGCTTGGTCAGCGTCGTGACCAGTGCGCGCTGCCCTTTCTGCACCCGCCGCTTGATCTCGCCGACCAGATCGTCAATCTGTCCGCGCGTCGGGCGCACCTCGACCGTCGGATCGAGCAGACCGGTCGGGCGAATGATCTGCTCGACGATCTGCTGCGAATGTTCATATTCATAGGGTCCCGGCGTCGCCGAGACATAGATCACCTGATGGATATGGCGCTCGAACTCATCGAATCGCAGCGGTCGGTTGTCGAGCGCGGAGGGGAGGCGGAAGCCGTAGTCGACGAGCGTCTCCTTGCGCGATCGGTCGCCGGCGTACATGCCGCGAATCTGCGGCAGCGTTATGTGCGACTCATCGATGAAGAGAATGAAATCATCGGGAAAATAGTCCAGCAGCGTCCACGGCGTCTGCCCGGGCGCGCGACGGTCGAGGTGCCGCGAGTAGTTCTCGATACCGGAACAGTAGCCGACCTCGGAGAGCATTTCGAGGTCGTAGTTGGTGCGCTGCTTGAGGCGCGCTGCTTCGAGCAGTTTCCCCTGCTGCTCGAGTTCGGCAAGACGCACTGCCAGTTCCGCCTGAATGTCGGTGATCGCCAGTTTGAGCGTTTCGGCGGTTGTAATGAAGTGCTTCGCCGGATAGATATTCACCGCCGTGCGCTCGATCAGCACCTCGCCGGTCAGTGGGTCGAACTCGGTAATACGCTCGACATCATCGCCCCAGAACTCGACGCGAAGCGCAATCTCCTGATTGGCGGGGAAGATGTCGAGGGTATCGCCACGCACACGGAACGTGCCGCGATGAAAGTCCATATCGTTGCGCTCGAATTGCAGGTCGAGCAACTGACGCAGCAGTTTATCGCGGTTGCGCACCTCGCCGACGCGGATAGGAATGACGACCTGACCATACTCATGGGGCGAACCGAGACCGTAGATCGCCGACACCGACGCGACAATCAGGACATCGCGCCGGGTGAAGAGAGCCTGCGTCGCCGCGTGGCGCAGGCGGTCGATCTCTTCGTTGATCTCGGCTTCCTTCTCAATGTACAGGTCTTTGCTCGGCACATACGCTTCGGGGGTGTACATGTCGTAGTACGAAATGAACATTTCCACCGCCGCGTCGGGCAGCAGTTCGCGAAACTCGGCGTACAACTGACTGACCAGTGTTTTGTTGTGCGCCATGACCAGCGCCGGACGCTCCAACTGACTGAAGACATGCGCCATGGTGAGCGTCTTGCCGGTGCCGGTCGCGCCGAGCAATGTCTGATGTTTATATCCTGCGCGAATCCCCTCGACCAGTTGCGCGATCGCCTTCGGCTGATCGCCGGCCGGTTGAAAGGGCGCTTCGATGCGGAATGACATGCCTCTCAACCCTCCTCTGTACACCACTGCGACTCGTATATTATAGCCTATGACTCCTCCGTAAGCCGCTGCCCGCGCCCTCGGCGTCGGGCAGCAGAGACCACACCACACCACCCCCCCGCATGCGGAGGGCAGGGCGGCGGTAGGGGCGCCCCTTGTGGGCGCCCTCCCCACCCCAGTAGCGGGAGCGGGAGGCACGGGGGGTTAGGGAAGCAGCGCCGCCCCCGCTCCCCTGGTGTGACAGGGAGGCAAGGGGAGTGATACCAATTACGATTGACGATGCCGCATTCTTGTCATTCCGAGCGGGTTCGCGCAAGACCCCTCGCTCTGCTCGGGGTGACAATGCCGGATGGTCACAGGTAATTGGTATGAGGGGGCGCGCATGGGCTGAAGCCCGCGCTACCGAGGTGGCGGAAGCGGGGGGCATGGGGATGAGGGGGCATATACTGGACAGATCGCCAACCGGTGCTATAATAGAACATCGGTACGAGAAACGACGTGCATATGGAGCCGTGTATGACCCCAGCCGAGCGCCGTGCTTTCGAGCGACAGTTGCAACAGGAGTTCCCCGGTCTCGAACTGCACGCCTGGTATCGCCAGTATCGCAGCCTCAAAGCGGCGCACCCCGATGCCATCCTGCTCTATCGCCTGGGCGATTTCTACGAAACATTCGACGACGACGCCAAACTGGTCGCCGATCTGCTCGAAGTGACGCTCACCTACAAAGAGTTCGCCAGCCAGAAGGGGCGCGACCAGAAACAGCGCTGCCCGATGGCCGGCATCCCGTACCATGCCGTCGAAGGATATGTCGCGCGGCTCGTCGGCGCTGGCTACCGCGTCGCCATCGCCGAACAGATGACCGAAACCCCCTCAAGCCGCACCGATACGCGCCCACGCTCGATCTTCGCCGCTGGCATCGAGCAGACGGCGCTCATCGGCGGACACAAAATGGTCGAACGCAAGGTCGTGCGCATCATCACCCCTGGCACGATTATCGAAAGCGGGATGCTGCCCGCCGAACGCAACAACTATCTGGCTGCGCTGATTGCCGACCATGGGCGCATCGGGCTGGCATATGCCGACTTGAGCACCGGTGAGTTTGCCGCCATCGAGTTCAGCGGCGAACGCGCCGCACAGCAGGCGCAGGGCGAACTGGCGCGCCTCAATCCAGCAGAAATCCTGGTTCCCGACCGCGCCGACCTCCGGTTGCCCGGTCTTGAGCCATCCAGCGCCCGCCTTGAACAGGACCTGGAGTTCCTCACCCGCGAGGAGCGGGAACGGGTTCTCCCCGGCGAACGCATCGCCCGGCGCGTCGAACGCGAAAACCATGCGCGCTGGGCGCACGGTCATGTCACTGCCTGGTCCGAACAACGCTGGGACTTGCGTAATGCGCGCGATACGCTGCTCCACCAGTTTGGCGTCCACTCGCTCGCCGGCTTCGGGCTGGCGGATCGTCCGCTGGCGATCCGTGCCGCTGGCGCGATTGTGCAGTATGCGCGCGAAACGCAGCAGGGAACGGTCGCCAACCTCCGCGCAATCCGCGTTTACACCCCCGGCGATGCCATGGTCCTCGATCCGCAGACGCAGCGAAACCTGGAATTGCTGGAAGGGAACAGCGGCACAACACGCGGTTCGCTTATCGGCGTGCTCGACCAGACGCGCACGCCAATGGGGGCGCGCCTGCTGCGCCGCTGGATTTCACAGCCGCTCTGTGATCTGGCACGGTTGCGCGCGCGTCACGATGCGGTGGACCACTTCGTCAATGATGCCATCCTGCGTGCGTCGGTGCGCGAAACGCTACGGCGCGTCGGCGATATGGAGCGAGTGGTCAACCGGATTATCCAGGGAAGCGGGGTAGCCACACCGCGCGACATGGCGCGGCTGCGCGATGCGTTGCGCGCCCTGCCCGACTTGGTCGCTGCGCTGGAAGACTGGACGCCCCCGCAGGAGGATGTCGATCTGAGCGGGATGAGCGCCCTCCAGGAGTCTGCGGCATTGGCGGCTGCGCCGCTTGATGGCATCACACCGCCGGACGATGACCACACTGAGCAGGAACCGACGACCATCAGCCTGCGCGCGCAGCGCGAAGCGCGCCGGCGGGTATCGGCGCGCCTCACCGGAGACGATCTGTTCGATGAGGAAGAGGAGCAGGAGAACGCTGGTCAACCTGCTCCCCTGCCAACGACTGAAACGGTCCGTGCATCCGGCGAATCCGCCAGACCATCTTTTGAAATGCCGTCGCTTCATGGGCATGGCGAGAGTCCGACACTCGATGCGTGCGCCGACATCCTGGCGTTTCTGGAAACCGCCATCGACGATGATCCACCCGCATTGCTTGGCGCGTCCAACT
This region includes:
- a CDS encoding DUF512 domain-containing protein; translation: MNRTTIFVGPACISMEYQPDLKRITGEGGEIASVVPGSIAAEIGLQPGDVILAVDDLRLRDVIDYRFAIAEDSVELLVRRGDEEFICEIEKDADEDLGIEFVEPLFDRLRTCNNKCPFCFLTQMPKGLRRSLYLKDDDYRLGFLYGNFVTFTNLTEDDWRRIEQQRLSPQYLSVHATDRALRAVLLGKPDVPDVLEQIRRLGRIGITVHTQIVALPEINDGAALHQSIRDLADLYPIVQTIAVVPVGLTKYRFDGKRPQTIKAAIAIHETPEWVDATWERQPRWDDAVRLNEAQVANLGYCARQIVAADVPMRCYRPDEASRIIDLVEAYQQEFRRCHGVGIVYASDEFYLLCGRDLPPAADYDGMPQYSNGVGMTRDFLDGWAKAQRRLPARLPQRTELTIVCGTLIAPILQRVVDRLNRIGNLEVRLLPVVNRFFGETVTVSGLLMGQDVAPAIREAGARRALLPRVMFDHAGVRTIDEYTVERISAESGAAVAVASEPDEIVRYVRALRVAR
- a CDS encoding NAD-dependent malic enzyme, which translates into the protein MIRIRFADGGATLETDRIRHEALNTPVINKGSAWSAEEREELGLLGLLPYHVSTIEEQLARVYRNYQQRKDDLDRYLYLTDLQDRNETLFYRLLLEHITEMMPIVYTPEVGVACQRYSHLFHRPRGLFIDYPHRDQIETMLRGWPLAEHTRAIVVTDGERILGLGDQGIGGIGIPIGKLTLYTLCAGIHPATTLPIVLDVGTNNPALLNDPLYLGWRHERVRGEEYDEFIEQFVTAVEKVFPNVLLQWEDFAKDNARRLLDRYRDRILSFNDDIQGTGAVTLAGWLAAVEISGVPLAEQRIVMLGAGSAATGIADQIVAVMVEAGIPLEQARRTIWLIDSRDLVHTRRTGLEEAKMVYAQPYEALEGWAREGDGPFTLYEVVAHVRPTCLIGASAQPGVFDERTVREMARHVERPVIFPLSNPTSKSEAVPADLIAWTEGRALVATGSPFEPVVYGGRTYVIGQCNNVFIFPGVGLGVLAVNARRVSDAMFVAAARALSAFSPARQDPTASLYPSLTSVRDVSRAVAQAVAAEAVRSGLAAPLSADEQAARIAATMWTPAYPRVRKMS
- the uvrB gene encoding excinuclease ABC subunit UvrB, which translates into the protein MSFRIEAPFQPAGDQPKAIAQLVEGIRAGYKHQTLLGATGTGKTLTMAHVFSQLERPALVMAHNKTLVSQLYAEFRELLPDAAVEMFISYYDMYTPEAYVPSKDLYIEKEAEINEEIDRLRHAATQALFTRRDVLIVASVSAIYGLGSPHEYGQVVIPIRVGEVRNRDKLLRQLLDLQFERNDMDFHRGTFRVRGDTLDIFPANQEIALRVEFWGDDVERITEFDPLTGEVLIERTAVNIYPAKHFITTAETLKLAITDIQAELAVRLAELEQQGKLLEAARLKQRTNYDLEMLSEVGYCSGIENYSRHLDRRAPGQTPWTLLDYFPDDFILFIDESHITLPQIRGMYAGDRSRKETLVDYGFRLPSALDNRPLRFDEFERHIHQVIYVSATPGPYEYEHSQQIVEQIIRPTGLLDPTVEVRPTRGQIDDLVGEIKRRVQKGQRALVTTLTKRMAEDLADYLKEMGIRTSYLHSDIETLERVEILRDLRLGVYDVVVGINLLREGLDLPEVSLVAILDADKEGYLRSGSSLIQIIGRAARHIEGAVIMYADTITPSMKFAIDETNRRRAIQEAYNREHNITPVGISKAVRDLTDRVRKVAEERGVYQAAVPGEELPIPKDEIVKLIKELEKQMKQAAKELAFEKAAALRDQIIELRRTLALDEEQAPAHS
- the mutS gene encoding DNA mismatch repair protein MutS: MTPAERRAFERQLQQEFPGLELHAWYRQYRSLKAAHPDAILLYRLGDFYETFDDDAKLVADLLEVTLTYKEFASQKGRDQKQRCPMAGIPYHAVEGYVARLVGAGYRVAIAEQMTETPSSRTDTRPRSIFAAGIEQTALIGGHKMVERKVVRIITPGTIIESGMLPAERNNYLAALIADHGRIGLAYADLSTGEFAAIEFSGERAAQQAQGELARLNPAEILVPDRADLRLPGLEPSSARLEQDLEFLTREERERVLPGERIARRVERENHARWAHGHVTAWSEQRWDLRNARDTLLHQFGVHSLAGFGLADRPLAIRAAGAIVQYARETQQGTVANLRAIRVYTPGDAMVLDPQTQRNLELLEGNSGTTRGSLIGVLDQTRTPMGARLLRRWISQPLCDLARLRARHDAVDHFVNDAILRASVRETLRRVGDMERVVNRIIQGSGVATPRDMARLRDALRALPDLVAALEDWTPPQEDVDLSGMSALQESAALAAAPLDGITPPDDDHTEQEPTTISLRAQREARRRVSARLTGDDLFDEEEEQENAGQPAPLPTTETVRASGESARPSFEMPSLHGHGESPTLDACADILAFLETAIDDDPPALLGASNYLRAGDNGELPRRVIRPGFEPEIDRVVAASRDAQRWISELEPKERERTGIKSLRVDYNRVFGYYIEVPKTYADQVPKHYIRKQTLTTGERYFTDELKRYEEIVEQAQQRLIDLERRAFARICETLAGAGVRLLRTARTIATIDVFAALAEAAVRGRYVRPELYDDTRLRIIGGRHPVVEQTLDETFIPNDIEMDTETRQICLITGPNMSGKSTVLRQVALIALMAQIGSFVPADAAEIGVVDRIFTRIGAQDDIATGRSTFMVEMTETAALLAQSTHRSLIILDEVGRGTSTYDGMAIAQAVIEYIHNEPRLGCRTLFATHYHELTDLERTLPRLKNYHMAATEQDGRVVFLHELRPGGADRSYGIHVAELAGIPQPVIRRATELLAELERRAPRSTPQPAPERTEERPAAGRPTARSHSAARGDPPRAPDGQLSLFDLTPGPVIEMLRRLDINQLTPLEALNKLYELQKLARIGGG